A window of Suncus etruscus isolate mSunEtr1 chromosome 4, mSunEtr1.pri.cur, whole genome shotgun sequence contains these coding sequences:
- the TSPAN11 gene encoding tetraspanin-11 has product MAQDKGEQEDWLIVYLKYLLFIFNFFFWVGGATVLALGVWTLVEKCSYLGVLASSTFAASAYILIFAGALVMLTGFLGFSAVFREDRGCLSTYFCLLLLIFLVELVAGVLAHVYYQRLSDELRQHLARTLAENYGQPQASEITASVDRLQQDFKCCGSNSSADWQLSAYILSPEAQGRHVPDSCCKTVVPRCGQRIHPSNIYKVEGGCISKLEQFLADHLLLMGAVGIGVACLQICGMILTCSLQRRLYRY; this is encoded by the exons ATGGCCCAGGACAAGGGGGAGCAGGAGGACTGGCTGATCGTCTACTTGAAGTACCTGCTCTTCATCTTCAACTTCTTCttctgg GTGGGGGGTGCCACTGTGCTGGCCCTGGGCGTGTGGACCCTGGTGGAGAAATGTAGCTACCTGGGCGTGCTGGCTTCCAGCACCTTCGCCGCGTCTGCCTACATCCTCATCTTCGCAGGCGCCCTCGTGATGCTCACAGGCTTCCTGGGCTTCAGCGCCGTGTTTCGGGAGGACAGGGGCTGCCTCTCCACG tATTTCTGCCTGCTGCTTCTTATCTTCCTCGTGGAGCTGGTGGCTGGGGTCCTGGCCCATGTTTACTACCAGAGG TTGAGTGATGAACTGAGGCAGCACCTGGCCCGGACCCTGGCTGAGAACTACGGGCAGCCCCAGGCCTCTGAGATCACCGCTTCGGTAGACCGGCTCCAGCAGGAT TTCAAGTGCTGCGGGAGTAACAGCTCTGCCGACTGGCAGCTCAGTGCCTACATCCTGTCGCCAGAGGCCCAGGGCCGTCACGTGCCCGACAGCTGCTGCAAGACGGTGGTGCCACGCTGTGGCCAGCGGATTCACCCCTCCAACATCTACAAGGTGGAG GGCGGCTGCATCTCTAAGCTGGAGCAGTTCCTGGCAGACCACCTGCTACTCATGGGAGCCGTGGGCATTGGGGTGGCCTGTCTGCAG